A single window of Pseudoduganella plicata DNA harbors:
- the cheB gene encoding chemotaxis-specific protein-glutamate methyltransferase CheB yields MRIGIANDVPMAAEALRRVIAATPHHQVLWIARTGLEAVRMCAENRPDLVLMDLNMPELDGVEATRRIMDESPCAILIVTGRPQDSVNQVFRALGAGALDVTATPMLAGQAEGGGQLLAKLRTMEKLIRHSGGSQAMLPRATAAAPEHKGPGVQSLVAIGASTGGPVAVATILAGWRAPPDCAVVVVQHIDENFADHFVKWLADQLVMPVRAIEHGDKLLGGTVMVAKSNDHLKLDEKLQLGYDAVPREYAYRPSVDVFFRCVAQHWRQDAIGILLTGMGRDGGEGLLALRQAGKTTVAQDQATSAVYGMPRAAAELDAAQLTLPLPKIGPFLRSALGGR; encoded by the coding sequence ATGAGGATCGGCATCGCCAACGACGTGCCGATGGCGGCCGAGGCGCTGCGCCGCGTCATCGCGGCCACGCCTCACCACCAGGTGCTGTGGATTGCCCGCACGGGCCTGGAAGCGGTGCGCATGTGTGCCGAAAACCGGCCGGATCTCGTGCTGATGGACCTGAACATGCCGGAACTGGACGGCGTGGAAGCAACCCGGCGCATCATGGACGAGTCGCCATGCGCCATCCTGATCGTCACCGGCCGGCCGCAGGACAGCGTGAACCAGGTGTTCCGCGCGCTGGGCGCGGGTGCGCTGGACGTGACGGCCACGCCGATGCTGGCCGGCCAGGCGGAGGGCGGCGGCCAGCTGCTGGCCAAGCTGCGCACGATGGAAAAGCTGATCCGCCACAGTGGCGGCAGCCAGGCCATGCTGCCGCGCGCCACCGCGGCCGCGCCCGAGCACAAAGGTCCGGGCGTGCAATCGCTTGTCGCCATCGGCGCCTCCACCGGCGGTCCGGTCGCCGTGGCCACGATCCTGGCTGGCTGGCGTGCCCCGCCGGACTGCGCCGTCGTCGTCGTGCAGCACATCGACGAGAATTTCGCCGACCACTTCGTCAAATGGCTGGCCGACCAGCTGGTGATGCCGGTGCGCGCCATCGAGCATGGCGACAAGCTGCTGGGTGGCACAGTGATGGTTGCAAAGAGCAACGACCATCTGAAGCTGGATGAAAAATTGCAGTTGGGGTACGATGCGGTGCCGAGGGAGTATGCCTACCGCCCCTCGGTGGATGTATTCTTCCGCTGCGTCGCCCAGCACTGGCGGCAGGACGCCATCGGCATCCTGCTGACGGGCATGGGCCGCGACGGCGGCGAAGGACTGCTGGCATTGCGACAGGCGGGCAAGACGACGGTGGCGCAGGACCAGGCCACCAGCGCTGTGTACGGCATGCCGCGCGCGGCCGCCGAACTCGACGCGGCGCAGCTGACGCTGCCATTACCGAAGATCGGCCCGTTCCTGCGCAGTGCGCTGGGAGGCCGATGA
- a CDS encoding argininosuccinate synthase, whose product MSDIKKVVLAYSGGLDTSVILKWLQDNYHCEIVTFTADLGQGEELEPARAKALKFGIKPENIYIDDVREEFVRDFVFPMFRANTVYEGEYLLGTSIARPLIAKRLIEIANETNADAISHGATGKGNDQVRFELGAYALKPGVKVIAPWREWDLLSREKLLKYAEDAGIAVDMKHKNGGAPYSMDANLLHISFEGRHLENPSAEAEESMWRWTVSPEAAPDEAEYLDIEYERGDIVALNGKRMSAAEVLTELNRLGGKHGIGRLDLVENRYVGMKSRGCYETPGGTIMLKAHRAIESITLDREVAHLKDDLMPRYASLIYNGYWWAPERLALQTLIDHTQATVNGWVRVKLYKGNVIVVARDSKTDSLFDQTIATFDEDGGAYNQADAAGFIKLNALRMRIAANARLKRGA is encoded by the coding sequence ATGAGCGACATTAAAAAAGTGGTGCTGGCCTACTCGGGCGGCCTGGATACCTCCGTCATCCTGAAATGGCTGCAGGATAACTATCACTGCGAGATCGTCACGTTCACGGCCGACCTGGGCCAGGGCGAGGAGCTGGAACCGGCGCGCGCCAAGGCGCTCAAGTTCGGCATCAAGCCGGAGAACATCTACATCGACGACGTGCGCGAGGAATTCGTGCGCGACTTCGTGTTCCCGATGTTCCGCGCCAATACCGTCTACGAAGGCGAATACCTGCTGGGCACCTCGATCGCCCGTCCGCTGATCGCCAAGCGCCTGATCGAGATCGCCAACGAAACGAACGCCGATGCGATCTCGCACGGCGCCACCGGCAAGGGCAACGACCAGGTGCGTTTCGAGCTGGGCGCCTATGCGCTGAAACCGGGCGTGAAGGTTATCGCTCCGTGGCGCGAATGGGACCTGCTGTCGCGCGAGAAGCTGCTGAAGTACGCGGAAGACGCCGGCATCGCCGTCGACATGAAGCACAAGAACGGCGGCGCGCCATACTCGATGGACGCCAACCTGCTGCACATCTCGTTCGAAGGCCGCCACCTGGAAAACCCCAGCGCGGAAGCGGAAGAATCGATGTGGCGCTGGACCGTGTCGCCGGAGGCGGCACCCGACGAGGCCGAGTACCTGGACATCGAGTACGAGCGGGGCGACATCGTCGCGCTGAACGGCAAGCGCATGAGCGCGGCCGAAGTGCTGACGGAGCTGAACCGCCTGGGCGGCAAGCACGGCATCGGCCGCCTGGACCTGGTGGAAAACCGCTACGTCGGCATGAAGTCGCGCGGCTGCTATGAAACGCCGGGCGGCACGATCATGCTCAAGGCCCACCGCGCCATCGAATCGATCACGCTGGACCGCGAAGTGGCACACCTGAAGGACGACCTGATGCCGCGCTACGCTTCGCTGATCTATAACGGCTACTGGTGGGCACCGGAGCGCCTGGCGCTGCAGACGCTGATCGACCACACGCAGGCCACCGTGAACGGCTGGGTGCGCGTCAAGCTGTACAAGGGCAATGTGATTGTCGTCGCGCGCGATTCGAAGACCGATTCGCTGTTCGACCAGACCATCGCCACGTTCGACGAAGACGGCGGCGCCTACAACCAGGCCGACGCGGCCGGCTTCATCAAGCTGAACGCGCTGCGCATGCGCATCGCCGCCAACGCCCGGCTGAAGCGCGGCGCGTAA
- a CDS encoding methyl-accepting chemotaxis protein, with protein MIKDLSIKNKLYAGFAAILAIILLLLILAYNNFARLSEANNWDRHTMQALHAIDRVGLDLMGLQSETRGYYLTGDPARLARVRDQLGALPASISALKKMVADNPTQAERIQKLDGIVQHWIRTTLEPQVTRRQELGKTPGAADAIGQMPQLAQGSPLIVALNKVLDEARADENALLARRSEAAATQQRNMTTLLAAGGAVCIALSMIIVFVLTRAIMTPLTNLTTVVGRIAAGDQSARADIVSRDELGDVSEQFNRMAQAVQDNQERERASTNELRAKVDALLEVVSKAASGDLTGKVTITGNDAIGQLGQGLARMFDNLRLLLNNVQKAGIQVTTSATEIAASAKEQEATGVEQAQTSVEVLSTTKEIASNTSQLLKTMESATEVADYTTSATAEAQNNLRRMDQTMQNMVSATDSINAKLAALSEKASNINSVLTTITKVADQTNILSLNAAIEAEKAGEAGRGFSVVATEIRRLADQTSVSTWDIEQMLKEMQSAVSASVMGMDKFSEEIRRSVGEVRGVTDQLSSVMDQVQKLAPQFDLVLQGMQSQAVGAQQITETMMQLNDATQQTVESLKATSEAVHQLQYAASDLQTSVATFAVNV; from the coding sequence ATGATCAAAGACCTGAGCATCAAAAACAAGCTGTACGCGGGTTTCGCCGCCATCCTGGCGATCATCCTGCTGCTGCTGATCCTGGCCTACAACAATTTTGCGCGCCTGTCCGAGGCGAACAACTGGGACCGCCACACAATGCAGGCACTGCATGCAATCGACCGCGTCGGCCTGGACCTGATGGGACTGCAATCGGAGACGCGCGGGTACTACCTGACCGGCGACCCGGCGCGCCTGGCAAGAGTACGCGACCAGCTCGGGGCACTGCCGGCGAGCATCAGCGCGCTGAAGAAAATGGTCGCCGACAATCCGACCCAGGCTGAGCGTATCCAGAAGCTCGACGGCATAGTCCAGCACTGGATCCGCACGACGCTGGAGCCGCAGGTCACACGGCGCCAGGAACTGGGCAAGACGCCGGGCGCCGCCGATGCGATCGGCCAGATGCCGCAACTGGCCCAGGGCAGCCCGCTCATCGTGGCCCTGAACAAGGTGCTCGACGAAGCGCGTGCCGACGAGAACGCGCTGCTGGCGCGGCGCTCCGAGGCAGCAGCCACCCAGCAGCGCAACATGACCACGCTGCTGGCAGCCGGTGGCGCCGTCTGCATCGCACTGTCGATGATCATCGTCTTCGTCCTGACGCGCGCTATCATGACGCCGCTGACGAACCTGACGACCGTCGTCGGCCGCATCGCCGCCGGCGACCAGAGTGCCCGCGCGGACATCGTCTCGCGCGACGAACTGGGCGACGTCTCCGAGCAATTCAACCGCATGGCGCAGGCCGTGCAGGACAACCAGGAACGCGAGCGCGCCAGCACGAACGAACTGCGCGCCAAGGTGGACGCGCTGCTGGAGGTGGTGTCGAAGGCCGCATCCGGCGACCTGACGGGCAAGGTGACGATCACCGGCAACGACGCGATCGGCCAGCTGGGCCAGGGCCTGGCGCGCATGTTCGACAACCTGCGCCTGCTGCTCAACAACGTGCAGAAGGCCGGCATCCAGGTGACGACGTCGGCCACCGAGATCGCCGCATCGGCCAAGGAGCAGGAAGCGACGGGCGTCGAGCAGGCGCAGACCAGCGTCGAGGTGCTCAGCACAACCAAGGAGATCGCCTCCAACACCAGCCAGCTGCTGAAAACGATGGAAAGCGCCACCGAGGTGGCGGATTACACGACGTCCGCCACGGCCGAAGCGCAGAACAACCTGCGCCGCATGGACCAGACGATGCAGAACATGGTCTCCGCCACGGATTCCATCAACGCCAAGCTGGCCGCGCTGTCGGAAAAGGCGTCGAATATCAACAGCGTGCTGACGACGATCACGAAGGTGGCGGACCAGACCAACATCCTGTCGCTGAACGCGGCCATCGAGGCGGAAAAGGCCGGCGAGGCGGGCCGGGGCTTCTCCGTCGTCGCCACCGAGATCCGCCGGCTGGCCGACCAGACTTCCGTTTCCACGTGGGACATCGAGCAGATGCTCAAGGAGATGCAGTCGGCCGTTTCGGCCAGCGTGATGGGCATGGACAAATTCTCCGAGGAGATCCGCCGCAGTGTCGGCGAAGTGCGCGGCGTGACGGACCAGCTCTCGAGCGTCATGGACCAGGTGCAAAAGCTGGCGCCGCAGTTCGACCTGGTGCTGCAGGGGATGCAGTCGCAGGCCGTGGGGGCCCAGCAGATCACGGAAACCATGATGCAGCTGAACGACGCCACCCAGCAGACGGTCGAATCGCTGAAAGCCACCAGCGAGGCCGTGCACCAGCTGCAGTACGCAGCGAGCGACCTGCAGACCTCCGTCGCCACGTTCGCGGTGAACGTCTAG
- the argF gene encoding ornithine carbamoyltransferase: protein MSTQNKIKHYLQFSDFTLEEYEYVIERAHVIKRKFKNYEIYHPLIDRTLVMVFEKNSTRTRLSFEAGMHQLGGAAIYLNTRDSQLGRGEPVEDAGQVMSRMCDIIMVRTFGQDIIERFAAHSRVPVINGLTNEHHPCQVFADIFTYYEHRGPIAGRTVAWIGDANNMLYSWLQAAEVFGFHVNVSTPKGYDMDMSLVSTNRYTQFDNPSDACAGAHLVNTDVWTSMGYEEENAARLKAFDGWIVDSAKMARAAPDALFMHCLPAHRGEEVAADVIDGPQSVVWDEAENRLHIQKALIEYLLLGRIDG, encoded by the coding sequence ATGTCTACCCAAAACAAGATCAAGCACTACCTCCAGTTTTCCGATTTCACGCTGGAGGAATACGAATACGTGATCGAGCGCGCGCACGTCATCAAGCGCAAGTTCAAGAATTACGAGATCTATCACCCTTTGATTGACCGCACGCTGGTCATGGTGTTCGAGAAGAACTCGACCCGCACGCGCCTGTCGTTCGAAGCCGGCATGCACCAGCTGGGCGGCGCCGCCATCTACCTGAACACGCGCGACTCGCAGCTGGGCCGCGGCGAGCCGGTCGAGGACGCGGGCCAGGTAATGTCGCGCATGTGCGACATCATCATGGTGCGAACCTTCGGCCAGGACATCATCGAACGCTTTGCCGCCCACTCGCGCGTACCCGTCATCAACGGCCTGACGAACGAACACCACCCGTGCCAGGTCTTCGCGGACATCTTCACGTACTACGAGCACCGCGGTCCCATCGCCGGCAGGACGGTGGCCTGGATCGGCGACGCCAACAACATGCTGTACTCGTGGCTGCAGGCGGCCGAGGTGTTCGGCTTCCACGTCAATGTGTCCACGCCCAAGGGCTACGACATGGACATGTCGCTCGTCTCCACCAACCGCTACACGCAGTTCGACAACCCGTCGGACGCCTGCGCAGGCGCACACCTGGTGAACACGGACGTCTGGACCAGCATGGGCTACGAGGAAGAGAATGCGGCGCGGCTGAAGGCATTCGACGGCTGGATCGTCGACAGCGCCAAGATGGCGCGCGCCGCGCCCGATGCGCTGTTCATGCATTGCCTGCCCGCCCACCGCGGCGAGGAAGTGGCGGCCGACGTCATCGACGGGCCGCAATCGGTCGTCTGGGACGAGGCGGAAAACCGCCTGCACATCCAGAAGGCCCTGATCGAATACCTGCTGCTGGGCCGCATCGACGGCTGA
- a CDS encoding hybrid sensor histidine kinase/response regulator, producing MSEPEDLSGFSMLELFRMEAESQTQALTDGLLALERGNEANNRGSAIEPMMRAAHSIKGAAAIVGLDVIVQLAHGMEDAFIAAQHGKLRLTPNRVDVLLAGVDLIVQCSHLKESDVPAWLAASQGAITGTMNAIAGIAFLPEPLEPAPAPAMSSMPPAAPGPEAALPEAALPEAPFPEAALRDVPPPDAAMAPARPAHAKAAPLGDRLLSLASESRIGAHQMRPLIDTMQRFKRSQSELLTALDDLRDAIAQNGDAALQEKAALVLQRSQPLKQTTLAQIADMENYERRLLNVSQQLVDEVLAIRMRPFRDGVQHFPRMVRDLARALGKDVRLEIRGEDTLVDRDILARIENPLNHMLRNAVDHGLEMPYERAAAGKDVCGTIVMEARHRGGMLNIDIVDDGRGVDPERIRAAVVARRMATGAMADAMSIPELMEFLFLPAFSLKEDITEISGRGVGLDIVQDTIRQQNGTVRIESRPGLGFHTFITLPLTQSIVRALVVDVRGEAYAIPIVKVERVAQVPQSAIHTLENKQFFDLDGEHLGLVSSAQVLELGDMEHHELLPVIVIGSGARRYGLVVDVIRGEQSLAVQSIEPVFGKLRDISAAALLNDGKPVLLLDVPDLLLSIEKLLAEGGLHQLARADPATQRRMKRILVVDDSLTVREMERKLLAGRGFEVDIAVDGMDGWNVVRSGDYDLVITDVDMPRMDGIELVNLIKKDIHLHKLPVMIVSYKDRPEDRARGLAAGADYYLTKGSFHDETLLDAVRDLIGDPHR from the coding sequence ATGAGCGAGCCGGAAGACCTGAGCGGTTTTTCCATGCTGGAGCTGTTCCGCATGGAAGCGGAGAGCCAGACGCAGGCGCTGACGGACGGATTGCTGGCACTGGAACGCGGCAACGAAGCCAACAACCGCGGCAGTGCCATCGAGCCGATGATGCGCGCGGCCCATTCCATCAAGGGCGCTGCCGCCATCGTGGGACTGGACGTGATCGTGCAGCTGGCGCACGGCATGGAGGACGCTTTTATCGCAGCCCAGCACGGCAAGCTGCGTCTCACGCCCAACCGGGTCGACGTGCTGCTGGCCGGCGTCGACCTGATCGTGCAGTGCTCCCACCTGAAAGAAAGCGACGTGCCGGCCTGGCTGGCCGCCAGCCAGGGCGCGATCACCGGCACGATGAACGCGATCGCCGGTATCGCGTTTCTGCCCGAACCGCTGGAACCGGCGCCGGCACCGGCAATGTCGTCAATGCCGCCAGCGGCGCCCGGACCAGAAGCGGCCCTGCCGGAAGCGGCCCTGCCTGAAGCGCCCTTCCCTGAAGCGGCCTTGCGGGACGTGCCGCCACCGGATGCGGCAATGGCGCCAGCGCGGCCGGCCCATGCCAAGGCCGCGCCGCTGGGCGACCGGCTGCTGTCGCTGGCCAGCGAAAGCCGCATCGGCGCGCACCAGATGCGGCCATTGATCGATACGATGCAACGCTTCAAGCGCAGCCAGTCGGAACTGCTGACGGCCCTGGACGACCTGCGCGACGCCATCGCCCAGAACGGCGACGCGGCCCTGCAGGAGAAGGCGGCGCTGGTGCTGCAGCGCAGCCAGCCGCTGAAACAGACCACGCTGGCGCAGATCGCCGACATGGAGAACTACGAGCGGCGCCTGCTGAACGTCTCGCAGCAACTGGTGGACGAAGTGCTGGCGATCCGCATGCGCCCGTTCCGCGATGGCGTGCAGCACTTCCCGCGCATGGTGCGCGACCTGGCCCGTGCCCTGGGCAAGGATGTGCGGCTGGAGATCCGCGGCGAAGACACGCTGGTCGATCGGGATATCCTCGCGCGCATCGAAAATCCGCTGAATCACATGCTGCGCAACGCCGTCGATCACGGGCTGGAAATGCCGTACGAGCGCGCCGCGGCCGGCAAGGACGTCTGCGGCACCATCGTGATGGAAGCCCGCCACCGCGGCGGCATGCTCAATATCGACATCGTCGACGATGGCCGCGGCGTCGATCCGGAGCGCATCCGCGCGGCCGTTGTGGCACGCCGCATGGCGACGGGGGCGATGGCCGACGCGATGTCGATCCCGGAACTGATGGAATTCCTGTTCCTGCCCGCGTTCAGCCTGAAGGAAGACATCACGGAGATCTCCGGGCGCGGCGTGGGACTGGATATCGTGCAGGACACGATCCGCCAGCAGAACGGCACGGTGCGCATCGAGTCGCGGCCCGGGCTGGGCTTCCACACCTTCATCACGCTGCCGCTGACGCAATCGATCGTGCGCGCGCTCGTGGTGGACGTGCGCGGCGAGGCGTACGCCATCCCCATCGTCAAGGTGGAGCGGGTAGCGCAGGTGCCGCAGTCGGCCATCCATACGCTGGAAAACAAGCAGTTCTTCGACCTCGATGGCGAGCATCTGGGCCTGGTATCGTCGGCGCAGGTGCTGGAGCTGGGCGACATGGAGCACCACGAACTGCTGCCGGTGATCGTGATCGGCAGCGGCGCGCGCCGCTATGGCCTGGTGGTCGACGTCATCCGCGGCGAACAAAGCCTGGCCGTGCAGAGCATCGAACCGGTCTTCGGCAAGCTGCGCGACATCTCCGCCGCGGCGCTGCTGAACGACGGCAAGCCCGTACTGCTGCTGGACGTGCCGGACCTGCTGCTGTCCATCGAGAAGCTGCTGGCCGAAGGCGGCCTGCATCAACTCGCGCGCGCCGATCCGGCCACGCAGCGTAGAATGAAACGCATCCTCGTCGTCGACGACTCGCTGACGGTGCGCGAAATGGAGCGCAAGCTGCTGGCCGGGCGCGGCTTCGAAGTGGACATCGCCGTGGACGGCATGGACGGCTGGAACGTCGTGCGCTCGGGGGACTATGACCTCGTCATCACGGACGTGGACATGCCGCGCATGGACGGCATCGAACTGGTTAATCTGATCAAGAAGGACATCCACTTGCACAAGCTGCCGGTCATGATCGTGTCGTACAAGGACCGCCCTGAAGACCGGGCGCGCGGCCTTGCCGCGGGCGCCGATTACTACCTGACCAAGGGCAGTTTCCATGACGAGACGCTGCTCGACGCCGTACGCGACCTGATCGGAGACCCACACCGATGA
- a CDS encoding CheR family methyltransferase, translating to MNALAILRQATGLNLSRTTVDRAVRQRMAATGMNRDAYVEHLTPAELSALTELVVVPESWLFRDAQAFAVAVEFARVRLAGGARLVRMLSIPCAAGEEPYSLAMALCDAGVPPSAFAIDAVDLSWACIARAESGVFGRNAFRGKDLSFRDRHFTPAGGDLYAIDPGLRRRVRFRQGNLLSSDIAPQRSYDVIFCRNLLIYFDDETTAAAIARLAALLTDDGVLLAGYAEVPSFTRNGFTPLPYRQAFALRKTAARTDAGTPPWANLPLPRSEGAASPPPVRRAAPPPAHAPAPAPPRPVRARPVPAALATSAEAPMTALAPAADLPLARQLADQGRLAEALAACRAVLAQQPDNADAWFLLGLLCESDQPDEAQQHLRRCIYLRPDHYDALCHLALLAGQRGDAAGAAALKARAGRVWRRQNTSKANP from the coding sequence GTGAACGCGCTGGCGATCCTGCGCCAGGCTACGGGCCTGAACCTGTCGCGCACCACGGTCGATCGCGCCGTGCGCCAGCGCATGGCGGCCACCGGCATGAACCGCGACGCCTACGTGGAGCACCTGACCCCGGCCGAACTGTCCGCGCTGACCGAACTGGTGGTCGTACCGGAATCCTGGCTGTTCCGCGATGCGCAGGCCTTCGCCGTCGCAGTGGAATTCGCCCGCGTGCGCCTGGCAGGTGGCGCGCGCCTCGTGCGGATGCTGTCGATTCCCTGCGCCGCCGGCGAGGAGCCGTATTCGCTGGCGATGGCGCTGTGCGACGCCGGCGTGCCTCCGAGTGCGTTCGCCATCGATGCCGTCGACCTGTCATGGGCCTGCATTGCCCGCGCCGAGTCGGGCGTATTCGGACGCAACGCCTTTCGCGGCAAGGACCTGTCGTTTCGCGACCGTCACTTCACGCCGGCTGGCGGCGACCTGTACGCGATCGACCCCGGCCTGCGCCGGCGCGTGCGCTTCCGCCAGGGTAATCTCTTGAGCAGCGACATCGCACCGCAGCGCAGCTACGACGTGATCTTCTGCCGCAACCTGCTGATTTACTTCGACGATGAAACGACTGCGGCCGCCATCGCCCGGCTGGCCGCGCTGCTGACGGACGACGGCGTGCTGCTGGCGGGATACGCCGAGGTCCCATCGTTCACGCGCAATGGCTTTACGCCCCTGCCCTATCGTCAGGCCTTCGCGCTGCGCAAGACTGCGGCGCGGACCGATGCCGGGACACCGCCGTGGGCCAACCTGCCGCTGCCCCGGTCCGAAGGCGCGGCTTCGCCTCCACCCGTACGCCGGGCCGCGCCACCGCCGGCGCACGCGCCCGCGCCTGCGCCGCCGCGTCCCGTTCGCGCCCGGCCGGTGCCTGCCGCCCTTGCAACCTCGGCTGAAGCGCCGATGACGGCCCTGGCGCCAGCCGCCGACCTGCCACTGGCACGCCAGCTGGCCGACCAGGGCCGCCTCGCCGAAGCACTGGCCGCATGCCGTGCCGTGCTGGCGCAGCAGCCGGACAATGCGGACGCCTGGTTTCTGCTCGGGCTGTTGTGCGAAAGCGACCAGCCTGACGAAGCGCAGCAGCACCTGCGCCGCTGCATCTACCTGCGCCCCGACCATTATGACGCGCTGTGCCACCTCGCCCTGCTGGCTGGCCAGCGCGGCGACGCCGCCGGCGCGGCCGCGCTGAAGGCCCGGGCGGGCCGCGTGTGGCGGCGCCAGAACACCAGCAAGGCCAACCCATGA
- a CDS encoding chemotaxis protein CheW, with protein MKLLVFHIGADRYGLPLATIRQVLPLMALTGVPLAPDAVAGLMNLHGASVPVIDLARSSGAPAAARQVDTRILLVDYPGPDGAVHALGLLAERVIGVQDVSEASLHASGVRAAPFLGPMARDAQGFVQLVQPEHLLPADLRAALFPPDGAT; from the coding sequence ATGAAGCTGCTCGTGTTCCACATCGGCGCCGACCGCTATGGCCTGCCGCTGGCGACGATCCGGCAGGTACTGCCCCTGATGGCGTTGACCGGCGTGCCGCTGGCGCCGGACGCCGTGGCGGGCCTGATGAACCTGCACGGCGCCAGCGTGCCCGTTATCGACCTGGCCCGCAGCAGCGGCGCGCCGGCGGCAGCGCGCCAGGTGGACACGCGCATCCTGCTGGTCGATTATCCGGGTCCGGACGGCGCCGTGCATGCCCTGGGCCTGCTGGCCGAGCGCGTCATCGGCGTGCAGGACGTGAGCGAGGCGTCGCTCCATGCCAGCGGCGTACGCGCCGCGCCATTCCTCGGTCCGATGGCGCGCGACGCCCAGGGCTTCGTCCAGCTGGTACAGCCGGAACACCTGCTGCCGGCCGACCTGCGCGCGGCGCTTTTCCCTCCCGATGGTGCGACGTGA
- a CDS encoding chemotaxis protein CheW: MTPIDNSGATPLSPAGEHGAGCWSRIGVAGDRSCDLLPQHAHCRNCGEYAGAARQHLARAVDDVYLHGWAEHFRAPQVEKERLDASAVVFRIGREWLALPTAMFVRIAPHTVPHKVPHRNARGLRGIVNIGGRLYPCVALQEVLGIAEDGGTSREDRHTFARLLLVQWEEQAYALPVADLHGIVRYASGRVQAPAATINKGLLRFLTGVLPEGDLRIGCLDVGLVGHQLARTLR, translated from the coding sequence ATGACCCCTATCGACAATTCCGGCGCAACCCCGCTTTCGCCTGCCGGCGAACACGGCGCCGGCTGCTGGAGCCGCATCGGCGTCGCCGGCGACCGCAGCTGCGACCTGCTGCCGCAGCATGCCCATTGCCGCAACTGCGGCGAGTATGCCGGGGCGGCCCGGCAGCACCTGGCGCGTGCCGTGGACGATGTGTACCTGCACGGCTGGGCCGAGCACTTCCGCGCGCCGCAGGTGGAAAAGGAAAGGCTCGACGCGTCGGCCGTCGTGTTCCGCATCGGCCGCGAATGGCTGGCGCTGCCGACGGCCATGTTCGTGCGCATCGCGCCGCACACCGTCCCGCACAAGGTGCCACACCGGAACGCGCGCGGCCTGCGCGGCATCGTCAACATCGGCGGTCGCCTGTACCCATGCGTGGCGCTGCAGGAAGTGCTGGGCATCGCCGAGGACGGCGGCACGAGCCGCGAAGATCGACACACATTCGCACGCCTGCTGCTGGTGCAGTGGGAAGAGCAGGCGTACGCGCTGCCGGTGGCGGACCTGCATGGCATCGTGCGCTATGCGTCCGGCCGCGTGCAGGCGCCGGCCGCCACGATCAACAAAGGGCTGCTGCGCTTCCTGACCGGCGTGCTGCCGGAAGGCGACCTGCGCATCGGCTGCCTGGACGTGGGGCTGGTCGGTCATCAACTGGCAAGGACGTTGCGATGA